In Sphaeramia orbicularis chromosome 10, fSphaOr1.1, whole genome shotgun sequence, the following proteins share a genomic window:
- the adra2db gene encoding alpha-2Db adrenergic receptor: MDLTQLNPLIENVSNDENTTDAPLAFPHTEAAAALIILVVTVIILVTIVGNVLVIVAVLTSRALRAPQNLFLVSLASADILVATLVIPFSLANEVMGYWYFGSTWCAFYLALDVLFCTSSIVHLCAISLDRYWSVTKAVSYNLKRTPKRIKSMIAVVWVISAVISFPPLLMTKHDERECLLNDETWYILSSCLVSFFAPGLIMILVYCKIYKVAKQRSSTVFVAKNGLERQPSQSETCFVRKDRFEMESPSSQSSGSHQQRQGELDDIDLEESCCPSDTKPRNNRFTKRRKVEGSDCCPPQNCRLSWASARASQLYPDQKNPAARQQLAAVNKTKVAQMREKRFTFVLAVVMGVFVLCWFPFFFTYSLHAICRDSCYIPGALFNLFFWIGYCNSSVNPIIYTIFNRDFRKAFKKIVCRTKRT; the protein is encoded by the coding sequence ATGGATTTAACCCAGTTAAATCCGTTGATAGAAAACGTCTCCAACGATGAGAACACCACGGACGCACCGCTCGCCTTTCCACACACGGAGGCAGCCGCTGCGCTCATCATCCTGGTGGTGACGGTGATCATACTGGTGACCATTGTCGGGAATGTGCTGGTGATAGTTGCGGTGCTGACCAGCCGGGCACTGCGCGCGCCCCAGAACCTTTTTCTGGTCTCGCTGGCATCAGCAGACATCCTGGTGGCCACACTGGTCATCCCCTTCTCACTCGCCAATGAAGTTATGGGCTACTGGTACTTCGGCAGTACTTGGTGCGCATTTTACCTGGCACTGGACGTGCTGTTTTGTACGTCGTCCATCGTGCACCTGTGCGCCATCAGCCTGGACCGCTACTGGTCAGTCACTAAGGCAGTCAGCTACAACCTGAAGAGAACACCTAAACGCATCAAGTCCATGATCGCTGTTGTTTGGGTCATATCTGCTGTCATCTCCTTCCCTCCTCTTCTCATGACCAAACATGATGAGCGGGAGTGCCTCTTAAATGATGAAACCTGGTACATCCTCTCCTCCTGTCTGGTGTCCTTCTTCGCTCCTGGTCTCATTATGATATTGGTTTATTGTAAAATCTATAAAGTAGCCAAGCAGCGCTCCTCCACGGTGTTTGTGGCCAAGAACGGACTGGAGAGGCAGCCCTCCCAGTCGGAGACCTGTTTTGTCAGGAAGGACCGGTTCGAGATGGAGAGCCCAAGCAGCCAAAGCTCCGGGAGCCACCAGCAGAGGCAGGGGGAGCTGGACGACATAGACCTGGAGGAGAGCTGCTGTCCGTCGGATACTAAACCACGCAATAATCGTTTTACAAAGCGGAGGAAGGTGGAGGGCTCGGACTGCTGCCCCCCTCAGAACTGCCGCCTGTCCTGGGCTTCGGCCCGTGCGTCACAGCTCTACCCGGACCAGAAGAACCCAGCTGCAAGACAGCAGCTCGCCGCGGTCAACAAGACCAAAGTGGCCCAGATGAGGGAGAAACGTTTTACTTTCGTGCTGGCGGTGGTGATGGGAGTTTTTGTGCTCTGCTGGTTCCCCTTTTTCTTCACTTACAGCCTGCATGCTATCTGCAGAGACAGCTGCTACATTCCTGGCGCACTTTTCAACCTTTTCTTTTGGATTGGTTACTGCAACAGTTCAGTGAATCCTATAATATACACCATTTTCAACAGGGATTTCAGAAAAGCCTTCAAGAAAATTGTATGCAGAACTAAACGCACTTAA